The Biomphalaria glabrata chromosome 7, xgBioGlab47.1, whole genome shotgun sequence region aatgtgcgtCTAttcttgtgtctttctgagtattttattaggttttgtttttctatttgtaagttatgatatagtgttttatgtgttatagctactttactttttattcttctgttctGAAGTGTCTCAAagtttagtaattttactaatggtgtcaCTCCATTCAAACTGGAACAttcttttgttataaatctcactgctctattttgtagtTTGTTCTAGTTGAAAGATTTTTCTTACGTTGAGGGATCTCAAACAGacgatgcatattctaatattgtcCTAACTTAAATAGCATTAtcccaataataaaatactatttATGAATTTGCATATGTATATGAAGTTGCATGGCAATATGTGTACCTTTCAAAGTGCTTTCCAACGAGATTTTAAGTTAAATAAtcatatatttgacattgaaatagtgtttgatgtatttttaataatattaagtACATGTCTGTAACAGTGAAATTGAAGGCACATAATTAAAGACCTCATTCAAATCAAATAGTTTCCATCTGAAGCTTTTTATTAATTACATCTATGTTTTCGAAGTAAAGTGTTTTCATTGAAGGTTAATGACTTGAAATTAAAACGaagaagaattttaaaaagggaattttaaaattttatttatgaaattgCTAATGGAATTCTGTACACGTACATAAGAAAAAGCATACAGCAAATGTAGCTTaacatattaaaacaaaacatccagaatcattacaaaattgtttaaattcatataataaataatgactAAATTGACATACTAGAATGTTATTGACACAAACTGCATTAACATATAACTGAAATAATTGTAACACTATCTGTTGGTGCCTCTGTCAAGGGAGCTCTCATTCCGTAGCATGCCATAAGAGCGTGTTGATTCCTTCTGTGATGTACTCCAGCCGCTCATTCAGGTCCACGAATTGCAAAAACCTTTGAAACAGATCCTTGTCTTCCTGGCTGAATTCTGTTCTATAAAATAAGACGACACATTCTTCACGAGTCTCTAACTCATTGAGTGTGTCCTGAAGTATAGTCTCCTCATCACTGTCCAGTGGGACATTGTTTATTGCCTTGTCAGCCACCTCACAGATGCGGTCCTTGTGAtctaaaaatagacaataaGGTGCCAGTTATTTTACCCATAAATCCTCCAGAATGCTGACTCTTCGACCCATAATTATTGGCGGATCCAGGGGTGAAAGCTGGGCAGGGGGGATCACCCGAAAATTTAATAAGCAAATCACAAAATATGTGTACAAAAATAGTTAATGCTATTGATAATAATATACAGGGAGTAAtcgttttcttttttgaaataaagtctgtattagataagataagatgtatcTTCTATATTATTTCGCAGCCCTCCCCTCCGATATGGTGATAGTAGCACTAGCGTTTTGTGAGGTAAAGACAATTGTGTCTAGAAGTATCACATCAGTTTTAAAAATAGCTATATCTATATGCTACATATACATATTAGTTACttattggtatttaattattacattttgtggCCCCCTTTTTTCACTTCAATTTAAAATTCAATCAATTGTAAATATGAAAAAGAGTTGTCAGAATTTGGAGGAGGAAACAGGGGATATTATCACACCCCTACACACTTGCACACTGTCCCATAACCACGTGTTCATGGGACGCGTTGCTATCTTTGTGCCACTGTAGCGCAGTGCATAATGAACTGAAGGTTGGGTTAATATGGAGTTAGATACCCATactggacttttttttatttttgaatgaaaaataatatAGGAATGTTTAGTAGTTTATTCTTTATTGAAACATTATATGGACTATTTTAAAAATGGTCGCGggttacacatttttagacTAAAAGGGCAGACGGATGATCCCAATGTTCCTTTTAAATCGGGGATTATAACATCCTAGCACTAACCTCCCACAGGATAGAGGGGGGATTGCCGGCATTATCGAAACAAAATATCACCATACAATTGCATATGGCTAGGTAGCCAAAGGTCACGGCttgaaagaaacatttgacgaaatgtttttgtttctttgtttggcAGTAGCGCATTTAGGACAGGAAGTActacctcccccctcccctttctgCCATAATTATCTAGATTAGTGAGGCAGTAGAAAGGGGAAATTTGAATCCAAGTTAAACTTTTGTATAAGACTACTCCAACTGCGGTAGTTTATTGTATGTCTATAACACTTCTCATTGAATACTAAGAGACATTGGAGTCAAGTGCGGGAATTCCCGTTAAAGCcgagaaaaaaattctttgatgTCATTAGTAACAATTTCAATGATGGAAAGAAGGTatccaaattttaattttggacaaattttcttacaaaaaaaaaaaataaccgtAAAAATAGAGTGTGGCAAATAACCTagcaatttatttttctttgaaaacaaagcatagactgtcaaatttctaggaaaatcattataACCATTTTCTAAATACCCTTCCACTTTCCGGCCATCTTTTATCAAAAATTGTGTCCCCACCCACAAAGAGAGCGCAAGTGAAAAGTTGTAATGGTTATAGGGTAAAagtcaaaagtaaagttcccctttcagaccttgtggtctatagggcagatgatgtaaagatcatctgtttctttggcctaacgagggtgtgatgtggccagcacaactaccaaccgcctttactttttttaccaACCTAATGCCAGGTAGCCATTACAGCTGGTTCgtaagctaagcgctttactgcGCTCTTATTGTTCTAAACCTaaagaataaaacaaagttCATACTTACGTTGTATAGCCATGAGATCTAAGAGACAATTTCTGAGGACATTATATAGGCCAGGCATAACTGGCATCTGAAGGGATCtgaaaaaaagatttgtgtAAATACAATTGCaagttaaacaaaacaaataaacaaaatattaaaaaaagagagaagctATATCTAACAAGgaaaactccacatttacaactatatatctaaatactgtatttatttccctttttggtatcaagcaaaaataattaataacccgATTTCATTTACTAAgtggttaactttttttttttattgatttatgttttgttaggatcAATGAATAAGTGTGTAAATGTTTGATTCGATTCGTAGGAAGTGTGAGAAATTACGTGTTTTCAAATGTATACCAGATATAAAAACAGACGGAGTAAGTTGACATACgctttataaaaaagaaaagctacATGAACAGAATGTCAGCAGGTAGTCTCTCCACTAGTTTCAAAGGCAATGAAttttagtgtttgtttttttttttaaagctggtctcatttcatctctatttaaaatgtagtttaaaagtTGTTGGAAAATTCAtaataaatggaaataaacaaataaattacgattttaatttaaattcttAAACAAAACAGAGACATTCCAAAGTATAATgaactaaccccccccccacacacacacatcccgCCCTGACCTAATTACGATAAAGCTCAACTGCttcgtgtattttttttttaagtctcacATTTAAATCCCACATTCTACATTGGCAGTGCAcgtttctaacaaaaaaaacaacaatagacacaaaacaactaaacaagtttttttttctattatgtcGTTTGTTTCCGTTTAAGAACATGTCAATTACTGATATATGAACAGAGATCTATACTTGATTTAGAACatagatttgtttgtttaaacCAATACGATTATATATTATTGCTGTGCAATTCACCTACACCTAtaattgtgggaagcgtggtcgagaggctaagtacgcttaaggttcgacacccgactcgggcagagttgtgtttactgagcgcctaaaggcagcacggaaaaacattctcctagataccccctcctccccactGATCCACAACTGAATTTGGACTAAAACGCTCTGTGCACGCTATAAGCATGacagtagcgctatataaaagccataatttataatttattttaattgctaATTATATAACTAATCTAGATGATTGTAAGGTTATTttttgcaaaaaataaatataatatatagatagtCTAATCGAACTATCATTAAAAAAGAGAGACTTACCCATCTGCTCCAcgaataaaagaaaaatctcTGGCTGATACAACATCATGTTCTGTAAGATACCTGTGTAACGTCTTGACTCTGTATATATTATGCAAGCTGTAGCGATCAAGGGCTGCCTCGATGCAACATGCATGCAAAGAAGCCACAAAGTTGTAGATAAGTTTTAAATCCGTTGCACCGCGATTTAATCCCAGGTTCAGTGATTTGGATCTATAGTACATAAATAGGTCTTCCACGACCAGATGGAAAAGTTCCATGTCAATTAAAAATGGAGCAATCATGCCACTTTGGAGTTTATTTAGATCTGCCAAAAATCGCACAAGGtgaataaaatgaaacatttctttccTAACGTTGTATCTCTTGCCAAAAGTCATACAAGAAGTGACAGAAGCTAGCAACTAATTCCCCTCTTATATATAGGCTTATAGTTATCTTTAGGCATACGGGTGGTGACATCATATATTTATCTGTATTTTTTGGTTTTATCTTAGACCTTTTTTCCCCCAGATGGTATACGGGGAGTGGACATCATTCTCCTTGTGATAACACGGACTTTTACCAATGTGTGCAGCAAAGTGTCGTCCGCTTGACCAGTCGCCCCTTGAAACATACAATGCAACCAATCCTAACGACCACTAGAAGACAATGACCACCAGTCTCCCTCTCACCTTTGCGAGCCTAAggttttgttttcaattcaaCTCTTTTGTAATCAATGTCACGATTCAAAGACTCCAGGTGACTAGAGCTAGACGATAAGGATCGTTGAAATTGGTTACATTCATAGATTAAGCCTTTTccttttcgctttttttttgtcaatataaaaatagaaatctaTGATATGTACTTCACcctgtaccccccccccacccccacaccACTTCCCCGGGTTACTTATCCATAGGCCTCACTCTTGGCTTCAGGCTGAATCTTTCAATGTGTCACCAGGTCAAGTTTGTGGCTTGGCTAGAGCCATTGTTTAAACGAAGATGTACCCAGATTCTCAAAACCAAATAGAGAGAAAAGCGATTTAATGACCAGTTATACACATGACTTTTCAAACAAGACAGTATAACACTACAAAAGCTACAATTGTAATGCACGACTGTAGAGCTAGACATATTATTTGAAATCTATTAAACATTCTTATCCTAAATAAAAAGAGGTTACTTTCTAATATCTTGAGTTTTACGATTGTAGTAGAAGTTGAATAAATGATCTATATCTAATGATCTATCTCTAATCTCTAATGATCTATCTCTAATGATCTATCACTAATGATCTAGCCCTAACCCCCAactttattcctttttttttctgttgtcgttttctaatttttctcaatctattatttaaaaaaaaagactccatATTATTAACAatggagtttgtgttttcacataaACTTGGACGTAACCCCAAGGGTCACCTGTCTTGATCTATGTGGTAGATTAAAAAGTTATACTATTTTCAGCATGAATACCGCAAGCTGTGAAGTACAAACATTCAACAACCAAAATCCTCTCTCACTTCATACAAAACAGAAGTGTGCGGGGCAATGTGTGTGGGGCATAGTGTGCGGGGCAAAGGTGTTGTTTACGTGAATGTTTTGATCAGCCAGATGACTTTGTAATTGTTAGAATTGCCTTGTTAATATCCCTGAATACttagaaaacaaataattgtgaaaatatGGTCCAGTGTCAGCCTGGCCTGTGGGTTTGGATTGAATGAAAACCTAATTGATGGATGACTTGAGGACAGGGAGAGAGGGTGTTGTTTTGTCATTCGTCATTGTTTAagattattgttaattaaatttttccaGTATGAAGGATACAACtaaaattgaaaagtttatttttattttttttttattttgacgcTGTAATTTCAAAGTTTAAATGGTAAACACGGATGTTTGTTAATCCCAAATGGTTGGGGTTCAAACACCACCCGGACTAATTAAAGACCAGGTTATAACGTCTATCTTCGAATGAAATATGAGATTAGAGAGAAGAaattagcatttcatttgataaatCAAATTTGAATGATTTATATACAACTGTGATtccttttttgaaaaaaaaaaagattataattctatatatagaggcgcggtggctgatgAACCGCgagtcccaggtttgaatcctgttgtTTTAcatttcgtgatttttaggacgcctctgTGTTCACCCAGCACTAATGGGTATCTAACATTATTTGGGTAAGCGTAAATCGCTTGGTCGTTAAGCAGGCCACGAGAcatctgtcaaaaaaaaaaaggatgtcttttacatcatctgtcccatctatcatgggaagcgtggtcgagagaccaagtgcgcttgaacttgccttggcttggctacctagaagggggctctgagcatgctataagcatgaaagtagcgctatataaaagctataataataataataataatcgctAGGCCTGAAAGGGAAacgttatttttttctaattctaggCCTACATATAGGTCTGAGTAATTTGTTACTATGATGCTCTGTATAAGTTTGACCATTGAGGTACAaaacataccacacgaccatagCCCAGGTGTGtagaattattgtttttatactATTTCTTATGACAGAAAGCTTCTGTGttcatatttctttgttttgagcaaaaattattattttatagttttcGTGCATCACATTTGGGCAGTGGACATTtctgttctccccccccccctatgtcCCCACACGAACTAAAGtttttaagtaaaaacaaatgattggtcctttaattcaataaaacaaatatccccatttatgttagaagtaggccAGTGGCGACTCTTGGACATGTGATGGGCAAAGTGTAGGAAAGAATTCAAAGTGAGAGACATTGACATGGATAAGACTGCTTGTGATATCGCATAAGAGATTAACTCTTAAGAAGTGCTGGTGACTACATGCGGCCTACCAGAAGTATCACACTAATCTATTTACTGCTTTATCCTAATCTAGTGGCTCCTAGCTTCAAACATTAATCTACAAGGTAGAATCCTattgacttgttttgttttacatgtttcgggtgttcattcagagttgatAATTAATGCATACTATCCCAAACCCGTCACAGGACGGCGGAAGTTAGCGgcggcagggtttaaacccgagACCATTGAGACTATCAAGACAACATCCCAGAGCGCATAACCACACGACCGGGCAGCCAGACTTGACCCTCCACCCCAAACTCACACACCGATCGATTACAATATACGCACGtacaagattttgtttttttgtcttatgtaaataaatgtccTACAACATAAGTTGCGAAtaaccgagagagagagagagagagagagagagagagagagtgagagagagagagagagagaggcacgtTCAAAATGATTCAAACAATTGgataaaaaaaactcataaaCTATGTCAATGACTATATTTCATTCACGTTCCATTCCATTATGTAACAGTCACGTCAAACACGTCTTCCCCAGTCATGTATCAGTCAATTCAATCACGTTCACTTCAGTCATGTATCAAGTCAATCGGCACCGACCAATCCGCGCTGACTAAAGAATGTCTCATTTCCTCCCTTCCTCTGTGCGATCCTCCTTGAGGGGCGGGAAGTAAGGAGGTAGGCGACACCAGGGAGGGTGTAATTTGTCTGCCTCCCCAGCTACAGCCGTGAAACTAATCTCTACTTAAACTTGGCTCTAAGGGAAACACATTAGACCAGCTCGCGTTAAGAAAGACCCGGGTACCAGGTTTGGCCTTGATTTGTCTACCAAACCAAATACAGGGCATTAAGAAAATGATTGCACCCCCCCCATGCCTTTACAAAGGTGGTGTTTCTAATTGTTTGCAATTAAACtctacacataaatacaaaacCATCTCTCTTATTTACATAGACTGAAAGCTTAACGATAGAGTCTATTTACTTCTCTAACAATCACGTGATAAAAatctgtgtttaaaaaaaaaaagccacctgGTCGAATTGTGTATAGAACACTTAACAAGTTTAAAATCTCCCAATAACTACAATACAACACAAAGGAAAATATATTGCTGTAAATATTAAAGATTTACATTCTTTGTAAAGCGCTGATGAAATAATTGATTTGTCTTTTCTTCGTGTTCTCGTTGGGTCCCAAAGAAAGTGTTTTGATTTTCTTGTTTGGTCAACAAATTGGTATTCCTATTTAAATAtctctcctcccccctcccatttCCCAAGTA contains the following coding sequences:
- the LOC129927189 gene encoding uncharacterized protein LOC129927189, producing the protein MFHFIHLVRFLADLNKLQSGMIAPFLIDMELFHLVVEDLFMYYRSKSLNLGLNRGATDLKLIYNFVASLHACCIEAALDRYSLHNIYRVKTLHRYLTEHDVVSARDFSFIRGADGSLQMPVMPGLYNVLRNCLLDLMAIQHHKDRICEVADKAINNVPLDSDEETILQDTLNELETREECVVLFYRTEFSQEDKDLFQRFLQFVDLNERLEYITEGINTLLWHATE